A stretch of Vigna angularis cultivar LongXiaoDou No.4 chromosome 4, ASM1680809v1, whole genome shotgun sequence DNA encodes these proteins:
- the LOC108342311 gene encoding aldehyde oxidase GLOX: MATHYLLLLPTIFFHLLLLFSLTLPFPSQATNAQWQILQKSIGIVAMHMQLLNNDRVIIFDRTDFGFSNLTLPNGVCRHDHSEMVTKTDCTAHSIEYDVASNTFRALFVQTDVWCSSASAVADGSLIQTGGYNDGERKIRSFTPCETGEDCEWQETNNALAVRRWYSTNHYLPDGRQIIIGGRRQFNYEFHPKRKTEENNKPYELPFLLQTHDKGGENNLYPFVVLNVDGNLFIFANNRAILFDYQNDVVVRTYPEIPGGDPRCYPSTGSAVLLPLKNLEAARVEAEVLVCGGARRGAFQLVSKGVFSKAMDSCARIKITDPNATWVVETMPMGRVMNDMVMLPNRDVLIINGAQSGTAGWGNAENPALQPVIYRTNGSGGSRFVLQPASDIPRMYHSTAVLVRDGRVIVGGSNPHEKYVFSNVSYPTELSLEAFSPYYLDSQFGAVRPIIVEPCSYVKLMYGEKLKMSIKVNGTLVPELLSVSMLAPPFNTHSFSMSQRLLVLSMGEVKVRGNSSCEFEVTAPGSAVLAPPTFYMLFVVHGDIPSEGIWIQMQ; encoded by the coding sequence ATGGCTACACATTACCTTCTTCTTCTACCTACCATCTTCTTCCACCTTCTTCTGCTGTTCTCCCTTACCCTTCCCTTCCCCTCCCAAGCTACCAATGCCCAATGGCAGATACTCCAAAAATCCATAGGCATCGTCGCTATGCACATGCAGCTCCTCAACAATGACCGTGTCATCATCTTCGACCGCACTGACTTCGGCTTTTCCAACCTCACTCTCCCCAACGGCGTCTGTCGCCACGATCACTCAGAAATGGTTACCAAAACAGACTGCACCGCTCACTCCATCGAATACGACGTCGCATCCAACACCTTCCGCGCCCTCTTCGTCCAAACAGACGTCTGGTGCTCCTCCGCCAGCGCCGTCGCCGACGGTAGCCTCATCCAAACCGGCGGGTACAACGACGGCGAACGCAAAATAAGGTCCTTCACTCCATGCGAAACAGGTGAGGACTGTGAGTGGCAAGAAACCAACAACGCCCTCGCAGTAAGAAGATGGTACTCCACCAATCACTATTTGCCAGATGGACGACAAATTATAATCGGAGGGAGAAGACAATTCAACTACGAGTTTCATCCTAAGCGAAAAACAGAAGAGAATAACAAACCCTACGAGTTACCGTTTTTGCTTCAGACTCATGATAAGGGTGGGGAAAATAATCTTTATCCGTTTGTTGTTTTAAACGTGGACggaaatctttttattttcgcCAACAACCGTGCGATTTTGTTTGATTACCAGAACGACGTCGTTGTGAGAACGTACCCCGAGATACCCGGGGGAGACCCTAGGTGTTATCCTAGTACCGGTTCAGCGGTGTTGCTACCACTGAAGAATTTGGAAGCGGCGAGGGTGGAAGCTGAGGTTTTGGTCTGCGGTGGGGCCCGCAGAGGGGCTTTTCAGCTTGTGTCCAAGGGTGTTTTCTCCAAAGCGATGGATTCTTGCGCGCGGATTAAGATCACGGATCCCAATGCCACGTGGGTGGTGGAGACCATGCCAATGGGGCGGGTGATGAATGACATGGTCATGCTCCCCAACCGCGACGTTTTGATCATAAACGGAGCTCAATCTGGAACAGCGGGGTGGGGGAATGCAGAGAATCCGGCTCTTCAACCGGTTATTTATAGAACCAACGGTTCGGGTGGGTCGCGGTTCGTGTTGCAACCCGCTTCGGATATTCCGAGGATGTATCATTCGACGGCCGTTCTGGTTCGTGATGGAAGAGTGATCGTAGGTGGGAGCAATCCTCACGAGAAATACGTGTTCTCTAATGTGTCATATCCTACGGAGTTGAGTTTGGAAGCTTTTTCTCCTTACTATCTGGACTCTCAGTTTGGGGCTGTACGTCCCATTATTGTAGAGCCTTGTTCTTACGTGAAGTTGATGTATGGCGAGAAATTGAAGATGAGTATTAAGGTGAATGGAACCCTGGTGCCTGAGTTATTGTCCGTGTCGATGTTAGCGCCGCCTTTTAACACGCACTCTTTTTCCATGAGTCAGAGGTTGTTGGTGTTGTCGATGGGTGAAGTTAAGGTGAGAGGAAATTCAAGTTGTGAATTTGAGGTGACGGCGCCAGGTTCAGCTGTTCTTGCACCACCCACGTTTTATATGCTATTTGTGGTTCATGGAGACATTCCCAGCGAGGGAATTTGGATCCAGATGCAAtga
- the LOC108340988 gene encoding aldehyde oxidase GLOX, which produces MIPSLSLHIIPLLVLHILVLAPPSPAEARNGQWQLLQENVGIVGMHMQLLHNDRVIILDRTDFGFSNITLPDGRCRKNPNEMVVKTDCTAHSIEYDVAANKFRALFVQTNVWCSSGSVSPDGTLVQTGGFNDGDRAVRTFTPCHTCDWLEVNNGLSARRWYATNHILPDGRQIIIGGRRQFNYEFYPKTQTTAKNAYSLPFLVQTNDASAENNLYPFVFLNVDGNLFIFSNNRAILFDYNKNRVVRTYPQIPGGDPRCYPSTGSAVLLPLKNLRVSNLEAEVFICGGAPRGAYPDTLSGRFTGALKTCARIKITDPNPSWVMETMPGARVMSDMVLLPSGDVLIINGASVGTAGWELGRDPVLSPFLYKPNNPIGSRFEVQNPSDIPRMYHASAIVLRDGRVLVSGSNPHTCYNFTNVMFPTELRLEAFSPSYLEPGFSVLRPTIVSPSSQTMVKYGETLKVGFEVTASLSKDSVSVTMLAPPFATHSFSMNQRLLVLEAQDLSKVGNSTYEVEVTAPGSGVLAPPGFYLLFVVHQEIPSHGIWVRMV; this is translated from the coding sequence ATGATCCCTTCACTCTCTCTCCATATTATTCCTCTTCTCGTTCTTCACATCCTCGTCCTAGCACCGCCGTCGCCGGCGGAAGCCCGCAATGGACAGTGGCAGCTCCTCCAAGAAAACGTTGGCATTGTCGGCATGCACATGCAGCTCCTCCACAACGACCGAGTCATCATACTAGACCGTACTGACTTTGGATTCTCCAACATAACCCTCCCCGACGGTAGATGCCGCAAAAACCCAAATGAGATGGTCGTCAAAACCGACTGCACCGCACATTCCATCGAATACGACGTCGCAGCCAACAAATTCCGCGCCCTCTTCGTCCAAACCAACGTCTGGTGCTCCTCCGGTTCGGTTTCCCCCGACGGAACACTAGTCCAAACCGGTGGCTTCAACGACGGAGATCGTGCAGTCAGAACCTTCACCCCGTGCCACACGTGCGACTGGCTTGAAGTTAACAATGGACTATCAGCTCGAAGATGGTACGCCACCAACCACATCTTGCCAGATGGACGACAAATAATAATCGGCGGTAGAAGACAATTCAACTACGAGTTTTACCCCAAGACACAAACCACGGCTAAGAACGCTTACAGTTTACCTTTTCTCGTTCAAACAAACGACGCCTCGGCGGAAAATAATCTCTACCCCTTTGTTTTCTTAAACGTCGATGGCAATCTTTTCATCTTCTCAAACAACCGCGCTATCTTATTCGATTACAATAAGAACCGTGTCGTCAGAACCTACCCTCAAATACCCGGTGGAGACCCACGGTGCTATCCCAGTACCGGTTCCGCCGTTTTGCTTCCGTTGAAGAATCTTCGAGTATCCAATCTGGAAGCCGAGGTTTTTATCTGCGGTGGAGCCCCGAGAGGGGCTTATCCGGATACTCTATCGGGTCGGTTTACCGGGGCGTTGAAAACGTGTGCTAGGATTAAAATAACCGACCCGAACCCGAGTTGGGTGATGGAAACCATGCCAGGTGCGAGAGTCATGAGTGACATGGTTTTACTCCCAAGCGGCGACGTTTTAATCATTAATGGAGCTTCAGTAGGGACGGCGGGCTGGGAATTGGGTCGGGACCCGGTATTGAGTCCATTTCTATATAAACCGAATAATCCGATCGGGTCGAGATTTGAGGTCCAAAACCCGTCAGATATTCCACGAATGTACCATGCCAGTGCCATTGTGCTTCGTGATGGTCGCGTTCTTGTGTCTGGGAGCAATCCTCACACGTGTTACAATTTCACCAACGTAATGTTCCCAACGGAATTACGGTTGGAAGCGTTCTCTCCTTCTTATCTTGAGCCCGGATTCTCTGTCCTGCGTCCCACAATAGTGTCCCCTTCGTCCCAAACAATGGTGAAGTACGGTGAGACATTGAAGGTTGGATTTGAGGTGACCGCGAGTTTGTCTAAGGATTCGGTGTCGGTTACGATGTTGGCGCCGCCTTTTGCAACGCACTCCTTCTCCATGAATCAGAGGTTGTTGGTTTTGGAGGCGCAAGATTTGAGCAAGGTTGGGAACTCGACTTACGAGGTGGAAGTTACGGCCCCGGGTTCCGGTGTTCTTGCACCGCCGGGTTTCTATCTGCTATTTGTGGTACATCAAGAAATTCCAAGCCACGGTATATGGGTTCGGATGGTGTGA